A window of the Mus pahari chromosome 1, PAHARI_EIJ_v1.1, whole genome shotgun sequence genome harbors these coding sequences:
- the Pcf11 gene encoding pre-mRNA cleavage complex 2 protein Pcf11 isoform X2: MSEQTPAEAGAAGAREDACRDYQSSLEDLTFNSKPHINMLTILAEENLPFAKEIVSLIEAQTAKAPSSEKLPVMYLMDSIVKNVGREYLTAFTKNLVATFICVFEKVDENTRKSLFKLRSTWDEIFPLKKLYALDVRVNSLDPAWPIKPLPPNVNTSSIHVNPKFLNKSPDEPSTPGTVVSSPSISTPPIVPDIQKNLTQEQLIRQQLLAKQKQLLELQQKKLELELEQAKAQLAVSLSVQQETANLGPGSVPSKLHVPQIPTMAVKTPHQVPVQPDKSRAGQSLQMQDLKGTNRDPRLNRMSQHSSHGKEQSHRKEFVMNTINQSDIKTSKNVPSEKLNSSKQEKSKSGERITKKELDQLDSKSKSKSKSPSPLKNKLSHTKDLKNQESESMRLSDMSKRDPRLKKHLQDKAEGKDEDVKEKRKTVEKKDKDEHMKSSEHRLIGSRSKIINGIVQKQDMVTEELEKQGTKPGRSSTRKRSRSRSPKSRSPIIHSPKRRDRRSPKRRQRSMSPTLAPKTGKMRQSGLKQSHMEEFPPPSREERNIKRSAKQDVRDPRRLKKMDEDRPQETAGQHSMKSGGDPKENIENWQSSKSAKRWKSGWEENKSLQQGDEHSKPPHLRHRESWSSTKGILSPRAPKQQHRLSVDANLQIPKELTLASKRELLQKTSERLASGEITQDEFLVVVHQIRQLFQYQEGVREEQRSPFNDRFPLKRPRYEDSDKPFVDGPASRFAGLDTNQRLTALAEDRPLFDGPGRPSVTRDGPAKMIFEGPNKLSPRIDGPPTPGSLRFDGSPGQMGGGGPMRFEGPQGQLGGGCPLRFEGPPGPVGTPLRFEGPIGQGGGGGGFRFEGSPSLRFEGSTGGLRFEGPGGQPVGGLRFEGHRGQPVGGLRFEGPHGQPVGSLRFDNPRGQPVGGLRFEGGHGPSGAAIRFDGPHGQPGGGGIRFEGPLLQQGVGMRFEGPHGQSVAGLRFEGHNQLGGNLRFEGPHGQPGVGIRFEGPIVQQGGGMRFEGPVPGGGLRIEGPLGQGGPRFEGCHSLRFDGQPGQPSLLPRFDGLHGQPGPRFERTGQPGPQRFDGPPGQQVQPRFDGVPQRFDGPQHQQASRFDIPLGLQGTRFDNHPSQRIDSFNQSVPYNDPPGNAFNVSSQGLQFQRHEQIFDTPQGPNFNGPHGPGNQNFPNPINRASGHYFDEKNLQNSQFGNFGNLPTPISVGNIQASQQVLTGVAQPVAFGQGQQFLPVHPQNPGAFIQNPSGGLPKAYPDNHLSQVDVNELFSKLLKTGILKLSQPDSATAQVNEAVAQPPPEEEEDQNEDQDVPDLTNFTIEELKQRYDSVINRLYTGIQCYSCGMRFTTSQTDVYADHLDWHYRQNRTEKDVSRKVTHRRWYYSLTDWIEFEEIADLEERAKSQFFEKVHEEVVLKTQEAAKEKEFQSVPAGPAGAVESCEICQEQFEQYWDEEEEEWHLKNAIRVDGKIYHPSCYEDYQNTSSFDCTPSPSKTPVENPLNIMLNIVKNELQEPCESPKVKEEQIDAPPACSEESVATPTEIKTESDTVESV, encoded by the exons ATGTCAGAGCAGACGCCGGCGGAGGCCGGGGCTGCGGGGGCCCGGGAGGACGCCTGTCGGGATTATCAGTCGTCGCTGGAAGACCTGACCTTCAATAGCAAACCGCACATCAATATGCTGACCATTCTCGCCGAGGAGAACCTGCCCTTCGCCAAGGAGATCGTCTCTCTCATCGAGGCCCAAACCGCCAAG GCTCcttcctcagagaagcttccagTTATGTACCTTATGGATTCTATCGTGAAAAATGTTGGAAGAGAGTATCTCACTGCCTTTACTAAAAATCTAGTTgcaacatttatttgtgtgtttgaaaag GTGGATGAAAATACtagaaaaagtttatttaaattacGATCCACATGGGATGAAATATTCCCTTTGAAGAAACTTTATGCCTTGGATGTCAGAGTCAATTCATTAGATCCTGCTTGGCCTATTAAACCTCTGCCTCCTAATGTGAATACATCTAGCATCCATGTGAAtcctaaatttttaaataaatcg ccTGATGAGCCTTCAACACCTGGCACAGTGGTCAGTTCCCCCAGTATCTCCACTCCTCCCATTGTACCTGATATACAAAAGAATCTTACCCAAGAACAACTAATAAGGCAACAGTTActggcaaaacaaaaacagttgttAGAACTTCAGCAGAAAAAGCTGGAGCTTGAGTTAGAACAAGCTAAGGCACAACTG GCAGTATCTCTGAGTGTTCAGCAGGAGACAGCCAACTTGGGTCCTGGATCAGTGCCATCTAAATTACATGTTCCACAAATTCCCACTATGGCTGTTAAAACTCCCCATCAGGTCCCTGTACAACCTGACAAAAGCCGAGCGGGTCAGTCCTTACAAATGCAAGACTTGAAAGGAACTAACCGGGATCCCCGTCTTAACAGGATGAGCCAACATTCTTCCCATGGCAAAGAACAGAGTCATAGGAAAGAATTTGTAATGAACACAATAAACCAGTCTGATATTAAAACAAGTAAGAATGTACCCTCTGAAAAACTAAATTCATccaaacaagaaaaaagtaaatCAGGTGAAAGAATAACCAAGAAAGAACTTGACCAGTTAGATTCTAAATCCAAATCTAAGTCTAAATCACCATCacctttgaaaaacaaattatccCACACAAAAGACTTGAAAAATCAAGAATCTGAAAGTATGAGGTTGTCTGATATGAGTAAGAGAGACCCACGATTAAAGAAGCATCTTCAGGATAAAGCTGAGGGCAaagatgaagatgtaaaagaaaagagaaaaactgtaGAAAAGAAGGATAAAGATGAGCACATGAAATCATCCGAACACAGGTTGATTGGAAGTAGAAGTAAAATCATAAATGGCATTGTCCAAAAACAAGACATGGTTACAGAAGAATTGGAAAAACAGGGGACAAAACCAGGGAGATCAAGTACTAGAAAGAGATCAAGATCAAGGTCACCTAAGTCTCGGTCACCAATTATACATTCCCCAAAGAGAAGAGATAGACGGTCACCCAAACGAAGGCAAAGAAGTATGTCTCCCACTTTGGCACCCAAAACTGGAAAGATGCGTCAGTCAGGACTTAAACAGTCACATATGGAAGAATTCCCACCACCttccagggaagaaagaaatattaagagaAGTGCTAAGCAGGATGTTAGAGATCCCAGACGACTGAAAAAGATGGATGAGGACCGACCTCAAGAAACGGCAGGTCAACATTCTATGAAGTCAGGTGGTGACCCAAAGGAGAATATAGAGAATTGGCAAAGCTCTAAGTCTGCCAAAAGGTGGAAATCTGgttgggaagaaaataaaag CTTACAGCAGGGTGATGAACATAGTAAACCTCCTCACCTAAGGCATAGGGAGAGCTGGTCAAGCACTAAAGGAATCTTGTCACCTCGAGCCCCAAAGCAGCAGCACCGATTAAGTGTAGATGCCAATCTTCAAATTCCTAAAGAGTTAACTCTTGCAAGCAAAAGAGAATTGCTTCAAAAG ACGAGTGAACGTTTAGCATCTGGTGAAATTACACAGGATGAGTTCCTTGTTGTTGTGCATCAAATTCGACAGCTATTTCAGTATCAAGAAG gtgTACGAGAGGAGCAGAGATCACCATTCAATGATCGTTTTCCACTTAAGCGACCTAGATATGAAGATTCAGATAAACCATTTGTAGATGGCCCAGCATCAAGATTTGCTGGCCTTGATACAAATCAGCGACTTACAGCTCTCGCTGAAGACCGACCATTATTTGATGGACCTGGTAGGCCATCTGTGACGAGAGATGGCCCAGCCAAGATGATTTTTGAAGGACCTAATAAATTAAGCCCTAGAATTGATGGACCTCCTACACCAGGTTCTCTTCGGTTTGATGGGTCACCAGGACAAATGGGGGGAGGAGGCCCTATGAGATTTGAAGGACCACAAGGTCAGTTAGGAGGTGGGTGTCCTTTGAGATTTGAAGGTCCTCCAGGACCTGTAGGAACACCTCTGCGGTTTGAAGGGCCAATTggtcaaggaggaggaggaggtggtttTCGATTTGAAGGTTCACCTAGTTTGAGGTTTGAGGGATCTACAGGTGGTTTACGATTTGAAGGACCAGGGGGTCAGCCTGTGGGTGGTCTCAGGTTTGAAGGACATCGTGGTCAACCTGTGGGTGGTCTCAGGTTTGAGGGACCTCATGGACAGCCTGTGGGCAGTCTTAGATTTGATAATCCTCGAGGTCAGCCTGTAGGAGGACTTAGATTTGAAGGGGGTCATGGTCCATCAGGGGCTGCAATTAGGTTTGATGGACCTCATggtcagccaggtggtggtggcatcaGATTTGAGGGCCCTTTGCTACAGCAAGGAGTTGGAATGAGGTTTGAGGGTCCCCATGGTCAGTCTGTAGCTGGTCTGAGATTTGAAGGACATAATCAGCTAGGTGGGAACCTTAGGTTTGAGGGACCACATGGGCAACCAGGGGTTGGGATCAGGTTTGAAGGACCTATAGTTCAACAAGGAGGTGGAATGAGGTTTGAAGGTCCTGTACCAGGAGGTGGCCTGAGAATTGAAGGGCCTCTGGGTCAAGGTGGTCCTAGATTTGAAGGTTGTCACTCTTTAAGGTTTGATGGACAGCCAGGTCAGCCATCACTTTTGCCAAGATTTGATGGATTACATGGCCAGCCAGGTCCTAGATTTGAAAGAACTGGTCAGCCAGGTCCACAGAGGTTTGATGGACCACCTGGACAGCAGGTTCAACCAAGATTTGATGGTGTACCTCAAAGATTTGATGGGCCACAACACCAGCAAGCATCAAGATTTGATATTCCTCTTGGTCTACAAGGAACTCGATTTGACAATCACCCTTCACAAAGGATTGACTCTTTCAATCAGTCTGTCCCATATAATGATCCACCTGGCAATGCTTTTAATGTTTCATCTCAAGGATTACAGTTCCAAAGACATGAACAAATATTTGATACACCTCAAGGACCAAATTTTAATGGACCACATGGCCCTGGGAATCAGAATTTCCCAAACCCCATTAACAGAGCTTCCGGACACTATTTTGATGAAAAGAATCTTCAGAATTCTCAGTTTGGAAACTTTGGCAATTTGCCTACACCAATATCAGTAGGAAATATTCAGGCATCTCAACAG GTTCTGACTGGTGTTGCTCAGCCAGTAGCGTTTGGCCAAGGACAACAGTTTTTACCAGTTCATCCACAGAATCCTGGAGCTTTTATTCAAAATCCTTCAG gtgGTCTTCCCAAGGCATATCCTGATAATCATCTCAGTCAGGTGGATGTAAACGAATTGTTTTCAAAACTGCTAAAAACAGGAATTCTCAAGTTGTCACAGCCTGATTCAGCTACAGCAC AGGTAAATGAGGCTGTTGCTCAGCCTCcccctgaggaggaggaggatcagaaTGAAGATCAAGATGTTCCAGATCTTACTAATTTCACAATTGAAGAATTGAAGCA ACGTTATGACAGTGTCATAAACCGGCTGTACACTGGGATTCAATGTTACTCTTGTGGAATGAGGTTTACGACATCCCAGACAGATGTTTATGCAGATCACTTGGACTGGCATTATCGGCAAAATAGAACTGAGAAAGATGTTAGCAGAAAAGTTACTCATAGACGTTGGTACTACAGTCTAACA GATTGGATAGAATTTGAAGAAATAGCTGATCTGGAAGAACGTGCAAAAAGTCAGTTTTTTGAAAAGGTTCATGAAGAGGTTGTCCTTAAAACTCAGGAGGCTGCTAAAGAAAAGGAGTTCCAAAGTGTACCTGCTGGACCAGCTGGAGCAGTTGAG AGTTGTGAAATCTGTCAAGAACAGTTTGAACAGTACtgggatgaagaggaggaagagtggcACTTAAAAAATGCTATTCGAGTAGATGGAAAG aTTTACCATCCATCATGTTATGAAGATTATCAAAAT
- the Pcf11 gene encoding pre-mRNA cleavage complex 2 protein Pcf11 isoform X1 yields MSEQTPAEAGAAGAREDACRDYQSSLEDLTFNSKPHINMLTILAEENLPFAKEIVSLIEAQTAKAPSSEKLPVMYLMDSIVKNVGREYLTAFTKNLVATFICVFEKVDENTRKSLFKLRSTWDEIFPLKKLYALDVRVNSLDPAWPIKPLPPNVNTSSIHVNPKFLNKSPDEPSTPGTVVSSPSISTPPIVPDIQKNLTQEQLIRQQLLAKQKQLLELQQKKLELELEQAKAQLAVSLSVQQETANLGPGSVPSKLHVPQIPTMAVKTPHQVPVQPDKSRAGQSLQMQDLKGTNRDPRLNRMSQHSSHGKEQSHRKEFVMNTINQSDIKTSKNVPSEKLNSSKQEKSKSGERITKKELDQLDSKSKSKSKSPSPLKNKLSHTKDLKNQESESMRLSDMSKRDPRLKKHLQDKAEGKDEDVKEKRKTVEKKDKDEHMKSSEHRLIGSRSKIINGIVQKQDMVTEELEKQGTKPGRSSTRKRSRSRSPKSRSPIIHSPKRRDRRSPKRRQRSMSPTLAPKTGKMRQSGLKQSHMEEFPPPSREERNIKRSAKQDVRDPRRLKKMDEDRPQETAGQHSMKSGGDPKENIENWQSSKSAKRWKSGWEENKSLQQGDEHSKPPHLRHRESWSSTKGILSPRAPKQQHRLSVDANLQIPKELTLASKRELLQKTSERLASGEITQDEFLVVVHQIRQLFQYQEGKHRCNVRDSPKEENKGGLKKKPLLSDAELTYYEHKAKLKRTQVQHSFPRLDLLDPDIFDYPLTDALLSGIECEPSKSKHASRNSGAQFDRKEQFSERARRLSPISGSRTYAENLSPHEGRRRHDEQVSAKGVREEQRSPFNDRFPLKRPRYEDSDKPFVDGPASRFAGLDTNQRLTALAEDRPLFDGPGRPSVTRDGPAKMIFEGPNKLSPRIDGPPTPGSLRFDGSPGQMGGGGPMRFEGPQGQLGGGCPLRFEGPPGPVGTPLRFEGPIGQGGGGGGFRFEGSPSLRFEGSTGGLRFEGPGGQPVGGLRFEGHRGQPVGGLRFEGPHGQPVGSLRFDNPRGQPVGGLRFEGGHGPSGAAIRFDGPHGQPGGGGIRFEGPLLQQGVGMRFEGPHGQSVAGLRFEGHNQLGGNLRFEGPHGQPGVGIRFEGPIVQQGGGMRFEGPVPGGGLRIEGPLGQGGPRFEGCHSLRFDGQPGQPSLLPRFDGLHGQPGPRFERTGQPGPQRFDGPPGQQVQPRFDGVPQRFDGPQHQQASRFDIPLGLQGTRFDNHPSQRIDSFNQSVPYNDPPGNAFNVSSQGLQFQRHEQIFDTPQGPNFNGPHGPGNQNFPNPINRASGHYFDEKNLQNSQFGNFGNLPTPISVGNIQASQQVLTGVAQPVAFGQGQQFLPVHPQNPGAFIQNPSGGLPKAYPDNHLSQVDVNELFSKLLKTGILKLSQPDSATAQVNEAVAQPPPEEEEDQNEDQDVPDLTNFTIEELKQRYDSVINRLYTGIQCYSCGMRFTTSQTDVYADHLDWHYRQNRTEKDVSRKVTHRRWYYSLTDWIEFEEIADLEERAKSQFFEKVHEEVVLKTQEAAKEKEFQSVPAGPAGAVESCEICQEQFEQYWDEEEEEWHLKNAIRVDGKIYHPSCYEDYQNTSSFDCTPSPSKTPVENPLNIMLNIVKNELQEPCESPKVKEEQIDAPPACSEESVATPTEIKTESDTVESV; encoded by the exons ATGTCAGAGCAGACGCCGGCGGAGGCCGGGGCTGCGGGGGCCCGGGAGGACGCCTGTCGGGATTATCAGTCGTCGCTGGAAGACCTGACCTTCAATAGCAAACCGCACATCAATATGCTGACCATTCTCGCCGAGGAGAACCTGCCCTTCGCCAAGGAGATCGTCTCTCTCATCGAGGCCCAAACCGCCAAG GCTCcttcctcagagaagcttccagTTATGTACCTTATGGATTCTATCGTGAAAAATGTTGGAAGAGAGTATCTCACTGCCTTTACTAAAAATCTAGTTgcaacatttatttgtgtgtttgaaaag GTGGATGAAAATACtagaaaaagtttatttaaattacGATCCACATGGGATGAAATATTCCCTTTGAAGAAACTTTATGCCTTGGATGTCAGAGTCAATTCATTAGATCCTGCTTGGCCTATTAAACCTCTGCCTCCTAATGTGAATACATCTAGCATCCATGTGAAtcctaaatttttaaataaatcg ccTGATGAGCCTTCAACACCTGGCACAGTGGTCAGTTCCCCCAGTATCTCCACTCCTCCCATTGTACCTGATATACAAAAGAATCTTACCCAAGAACAACTAATAAGGCAACAGTTActggcaaaacaaaaacagttgttAGAACTTCAGCAGAAAAAGCTGGAGCTTGAGTTAGAACAAGCTAAGGCACAACTG GCAGTATCTCTGAGTGTTCAGCAGGAGACAGCCAACTTGGGTCCTGGATCAGTGCCATCTAAATTACATGTTCCACAAATTCCCACTATGGCTGTTAAAACTCCCCATCAGGTCCCTGTACAACCTGACAAAAGCCGAGCGGGTCAGTCCTTACAAATGCAAGACTTGAAAGGAACTAACCGGGATCCCCGTCTTAACAGGATGAGCCAACATTCTTCCCATGGCAAAGAACAGAGTCATAGGAAAGAATTTGTAATGAACACAATAAACCAGTCTGATATTAAAACAAGTAAGAATGTACCCTCTGAAAAACTAAATTCATccaaacaagaaaaaagtaaatCAGGTGAAAGAATAACCAAGAAAGAACTTGACCAGTTAGATTCTAAATCCAAATCTAAGTCTAAATCACCATCacctttgaaaaacaaattatccCACACAAAAGACTTGAAAAATCAAGAATCTGAAAGTATGAGGTTGTCTGATATGAGTAAGAGAGACCCACGATTAAAGAAGCATCTTCAGGATAAAGCTGAGGGCAaagatgaagatgtaaaagaaaagagaaaaactgtaGAAAAGAAGGATAAAGATGAGCACATGAAATCATCCGAACACAGGTTGATTGGAAGTAGAAGTAAAATCATAAATGGCATTGTCCAAAAACAAGACATGGTTACAGAAGAATTGGAAAAACAGGGGACAAAACCAGGGAGATCAAGTACTAGAAAGAGATCAAGATCAAGGTCACCTAAGTCTCGGTCACCAATTATACATTCCCCAAAGAGAAGAGATAGACGGTCACCCAAACGAAGGCAAAGAAGTATGTCTCCCACTTTGGCACCCAAAACTGGAAAGATGCGTCAGTCAGGACTTAAACAGTCACATATGGAAGAATTCCCACCACCttccagggaagaaagaaatattaagagaAGTGCTAAGCAGGATGTTAGAGATCCCAGACGACTGAAAAAGATGGATGAGGACCGACCTCAAGAAACGGCAGGTCAACATTCTATGAAGTCAGGTGGTGACCCAAAGGAGAATATAGAGAATTGGCAAAGCTCTAAGTCTGCCAAAAGGTGGAAATCTGgttgggaagaaaataaaag CTTACAGCAGGGTGATGAACATAGTAAACCTCCTCACCTAAGGCATAGGGAGAGCTGGTCAAGCACTAAAGGAATCTTGTCACCTCGAGCCCCAAAGCAGCAGCACCGATTAAGTGTAGATGCCAATCTTCAAATTCCTAAAGAGTTAACTCTTGCAAGCAAAAGAGAATTGCTTCAAAAG ACGAGTGAACGTTTAGCATCTGGTGAAATTACACAGGATGAGTTCCTTGTTGTTGTGCATCAAATTCGACAGCTATTTCAGTATCAAGAAGGTAAACATAGATGCAATGTACGGGATAGtcctaaagaagaaaataaaggtggattaaaaaagaaacctcTCTTATCTGATGCTGAATTAACCTACTATGAAcataaagcaaaactgaaaaggaCACAGGTTCAGCATTCATTTCCAAGACTTGATCTCTTAGATCCTGATATTTTTGACTACCCTTTGACTGATGCCTTGTTGTCGGGAATAGAATGTGAGCCATCCAAAAGTAAACATGCAAGTAGGAATAGTGGAGCACAGTTTGACAGAAAAGAACAATTTAGTGAAAGAGCAAGACGTCTTTCTCCTATATCTGGGAGTCGTACTTATGCTGAGAATCTTTCACCCCATGAGGGCCGGAGAAGACATGACGAACAAGTCTCTGCTAAAG gtgTACGAGAGGAGCAGAGATCACCATTCAATGATCGTTTTCCACTTAAGCGACCTAGATATGAAGATTCAGATAAACCATTTGTAGATGGCCCAGCATCAAGATTTGCTGGCCTTGATACAAATCAGCGACTTACAGCTCTCGCTGAAGACCGACCATTATTTGATGGACCTGGTAGGCCATCTGTGACGAGAGATGGCCCAGCCAAGATGATTTTTGAAGGACCTAATAAATTAAGCCCTAGAATTGATGGACCTCCTACACCAGGTTCTCTTCGGTTTGATGGGTCACCAGGACAAATGGGGGGAGGAGGCCCTATGAGATTTGAAGGACCACAAGGTCAGTTAGGAGGTGGGTGTCCTTTGAGATTTGAAGGTCCTCCAGGACCTGTAGGAACACCTCTGCGGTTTGAAGGGCCAATTggtcaaggaggaggaggaggtggtttTCGATTTGAAGGTTCACCTAGTTTGAGGTTTGAGGGATCTACAGGTGGTTTACGATTTGAAGGACCAGGGGGTCAGCCTGTGGGTGGTCTCAGGTTTGAAGGACATCGTGGTCAACCTGTGGGTGGTCTCAGGTTTGAGGGACCTCATGGACAGCCTGTGGGCAGTCTTAGATTTGATAATCCTCGAGGTCAGCCTGTAGGAGGACTTAGATTTGAAGGGGGTCATGGTCCATCAGGGGCTGCAATTAGGTTTGATGGACCTCATggtcagccaggtggtggtggcatcaGATTTGAGGGCCCTTTGCTACAGCAAGGAGTTGGAATGAGGTTTGAGGGTCCCCATGGTCAGTCTGTAGCTGGTCTGAGATTTGAAGGACATAATCAGCTAGGTGGGAACCTTAGGTTTGAGGGACCACATGGGCAACCAGGGGTTGGGATCAGGTTTGAAGGACCTATAGTTCAACAAGGAGGTGGAATGAGGTTTGAAGGTCCTGTACCAGGAGGTGGCCTGAGAATTGAAGGGCCTCTGGGTCAAGGTGGTCCTAGATTTGAAGGTTGTCACTCTTTAAGGTTTGATGGACAGCCAGGTCAGCCATCACTTTTGCCAAGATTTGATGGATTACATGGCCAGCCAGGTCCTAGATTTGAAAGAACTGGTCAGCCAGGTCCACAGAGGTTTGATGGACCACCTGGACAGCAGGTTCAACCAAGATTTGATGGTGTACCTCAAAGATTTGATGGGCCACAACACCAGCAAGCATCAAGATTTGATATTCCTCTTGGTCTACAAGGAACTCGATTTGACAATCACCCTTCACAAAGGATTGACTCTTTCAATCAGTCTGTCCCATATAATGATCCACCTGGCAATGCTTTTAATGTTTCATCTCAAGGATTACAGTTCCAAAGACATGAACAAATATTTGATACACCTCAAGGACCAAATTTTAATGGACCACATGGCCCTGGGAATCAGAATTTCCCAAACCCCATTAACAGAGCTTCCGGACACTATTTTGATGAAAAGAATCTTCAGAATTCTCAGTTTGGAAACTTTGGCAATTTGCCTACACCAATATCAGTAGGAAATATTCAGGCATCTCAACAG GTTCTGACTGGTGTTGCTCAGCCAGTAGCGTTTGGCCAAGGACAACAGTTTTTACCAGTTCATCCACAGAATCCTGGAGCTTTTATTCAAAATCCTTCAG gtgGTCTTCCCAAGGCATATCCTGATAATCATCTCAGTCAGGTGGATGTAAACGAATTGTTTTCAAAACTGCTAAAAACAGGAATTCTCAAGTTGTCACAGCCTGATTCAGCTACAGCAC AGGTAAATGAGGCTGTTGCTCAGCCTCcccctgaggaggaggaggatcagaaTGAAGATCAAGATGTTCCAGATCTTACTAATTTCACAATTGAAGAATTGAAGCA ACGTTATGACAGTGTCATAAACCGGCTGTACACTGGGATTCAATGTTACTCTTGTGGAATGAGGTTTACGACATCCCAGACAGATGTTTATGCAGATCACTTGGACTGGCATTATCGGCAAAATAGAACTGAGAAAGATGTTAGCAGAAAAGTTACTCATAGACGTTGGTACTACAGTCTAACA GATTGGATAGAATTTGAAGAAATAGCTGATCTGGAAGAACGTGCAAAAAGTCAGTTTTTTGAAAAGGTTCATGAAGAGGTTGTCCTTAAAACTCAGGAGGCTGCTAAAGAAAAGGAGTTCCAAAGTGTACCTGCTGGACCAGCTGGAGCAGTTGAG AGTTGTGAAATCTGTCAAGAACAGTTTGAACAGTACtgggatgaagaggaggaagagtggcACTTAAAAAATGCTATTCGAGTAGATGGAAAG aTTTACCATCCATCATGTTATGAAGATTATCAAAAT